The following DNA comes from Bacteroidota bacterium.
ATTTTTCTGAACCACAAATTTTAAAATGAATCCTATTTTATCTTATCCCCCCTTAAAATAGTTCCTCGCTTTTAATATTGCAATATTCTGATGCTCGCTTTCCTTTTTTGAAATAAATAAAATTTAAAGAAAAATCACTTTCATCCCTGTTTTTAACATTTACACGTATGTAATTTTATAAGTAAATGAATTACAAGGTGATATAATTTTTTGCTGCCTTGTAGAATAATCATAATGGAAGGGGATATTGAAGGAATAAGTTGGGAATGTAAAAAGGGGGTAATAAAAATATAAATAATATAATAATATAAATACACCTTAAAAATTAAGGTGTATTATTTAAAATAAATATAAATTATAATTTATACCCCTTAAAATTTGGTTTAGTAAAATCAAAAACATATTTTTGTCTCGTTAATCAATTGTTCATCTTAAATAAATTTCTATGGAAACGAGACTAAAAATTTACAGAGGGATCCTTTTGATGGCATGCCTTTTAGGATTTGCCGGATCAACTTTCGCCCAGGACAGTCCGACTGAGAAAATTTCTCCATTTAGTGCCGGTGTCGATCTGATGAGCCGCTATATATGGAGAGGATTAAACCCCGGTGGTAATACACCCAGTATTCAGCCTTCATTGAAATACAGTAAGGGAATATTTACTGTTGGGGCATGGGGCGCTTATTCAATCGGAAGTCAGTACGGACAAGAAGCCGACCTTTATGCTACCTTAACACCGGTTAGTTTATTCTCTTTCACCCTTACTGATTATTTCTTTCCAAATGAAACTGCCGGAGCAGCCATGAGAAATAAATATTTCAATTATAAAAAGGATGAAACCGGTCATGTATTTGAAGTTTCGGCAACTTTTAACGGTACGGAGTCATTGCCCTTAAGTTTACTTCTTGCCATGAATGTTTATGGAGCAGATGCCAAAGATGCAAATGGAAAAATATGTCATACTCCTTATGCGGAATTATCCTATTCTGCCAATGTAAATGGAGTGGGCATCAAACCTTTTGTAGGCGCTGTTTTAAGCAAGCCGGACGAGGGAACTACCGGGTATTATTGTCAGAAGGAAGCTGGTATAGTCAATTTAGGGGTAACTGCCTCGAAAAAACTTACGATCAATAAGGATTTTTCTATACCTGTAACCTCTTCCCTGATTACCAATCCCAGTGCGGGTAATATTTATCTGGTTTTCGGTTTTTCATTTTAATTGAATCATTAACTATCTAAATATATACATCATGAAAAAAATTGAAGCAATTATTCGTACTTCAAAGTATGAAGAGGTAGCGAAAGCTCTGCATGCAATTGACATCGATTTTTTCTCTTTCTGGGAAGCAACGGGTGTCGGTAATGAAAAAAAAGCACTGGAAAGGTCTTATCGTGGAATATACACCAATACGGCCCTGATTCCACGAAGAATGCTTACTATCGTTGTACGGGATATTAATGTCAGGAAGACAGTTGATTGTATCTTAAAAACCGCTTATACCGGTGATTTGGGGGATGGGAAAATTTTTGTCTCGCCTATTGAGGAATCCTGGCGGATAAGGACAGGAGAGAGCGGGGACGATTCCCTGTATACAAAAGACTAAATTATAATATGAATTTTAAAATTTGATATCATGGACCTAAGTAAAATTATAGATAGAATGCCTTCGTTTTCTGCATTAAAGGCGCGAAGTAAGAAAGAAAACTTGAAATTATTTTTGACTGTTTTTTTCGGGAAATTGATTGGTTTGTTTGTCGTTGTATTGGCAATGATGATATTACCGGGTATGATTTCAGGTTCTGCAAGTGCTGCAGAAACATATACCCCTCATGAAACTGCTTCAATTAATGCCTTGAACACTGTCTGGGTATTGGTTTCAGCCTTCCTGGTATTTGGTATGCAAGCAGGTTTTGTATTGTTGGAAGCCGGTTTTGCCAGAGCAAGGGAAACTGTAAATATTTTGGTCGAATGTATTTTCGATACTGCAATTTGTGGAATTTTATTCTGGGCTATAGGATATGCCTTTATGTTTAGTCATGGTAACGGATTTATCGGATACCATTGGTTTTTCTTATCTGGTGCTCCTTTAACTTATGAAGCTACCGGCGTGTCTCTCCTGGCTCACTGGATTTTCCAATTTGCTTTTGCTGATACCTGTTCTACAATTACTTCCGGTGCAATGATCGGTCGTACAAGTTTCCGTGGGGATATTCTTTACAGTATTTGTGTTACAGGTTTCATTTATCCTATTATCGGGCATTGGGCATGGGGTCCTGATGGATTTTTAGCTACAATGGGTACTGCCGGTCATTTTTTACCAACTCTCGGACAACCGTTCCGTGATTTTGCCGGATCAACGGTTGTTCATACCATTGGGGGTGTGATTTCTCTTGCCGGTGCTATTGTACTGGGTCCCCGTATCGGAAGAACATTTTTACGTGATGATAAAGAAAATGGGGGTTTACCGGCTCCTCATAGTTTGCCCTTAGCTACTGTTGGCGCTTTCTTGTTGTGGTTTGGCTGGTATGGTTTCAACCCGGGAAGTAGCCTTTCGGCAATGGATTTTCAAGGTATTGGCCGGATTGCTGCCAACACTACCCTTGCTACTTGCGCGGCTGCTCTTTCAGCCATGTTGTTGCCTCTTTGGATTGGCCCTACAAAAGGGAAATTCGATTGTAGTTTTACCGTAAACGGTTTGCTTGGCGGATTGGTGGCAATTACTTGTCCCTGTTATTGGGTATCTCCTGGCGGTTCGATCATTATCGGTTTGATTGCCGGTGTCGTAGTATTTGTCGGAATGTACACATTGGAACATTTCAGAATTGATGATCCCGTTGGCGCTGTTTCGGTTCATGGTCTTAACGGAATTTGGGGAACTATATCCCTTGGATTCTTTGCTTGTGGGTTGTATGGTTCAACTGGTCCTACAGGCGCTGATAATACAGCTCCGGTAACAGGTCTGTTCTATGGCGGCGGAACAGCAGTATTGAAAGCACAACTTGTTGGTAATATCATTGTGGCTGTTACAACTTTCGTTGTGGCGATGTTCGTTATGTGGGTTGTTTCCAAACTGCCTTATCCGTGGAAACTCCGGGTTGAACCTAAGGGTGAAACCAGAGAAGGTGGCCTGGATATGCATGAACATGGTGCTAAAGCCTACTTTATGAATTAAGCACTATCCTGTATGCCGGGAATTGGTGTTGAAAGAATGATATTCGGGGGTAAAATGAATACTTTCTGATACACCTTTATCCTGGTAGTTTGAAAAACCGGTACATCTGATATTAGTTTTTAAGGTTTTTGGCGGCTTCCAATTGGAAGCCGTTTTTTTATGGTTATAATCTTAAGGATTAACAAAAAAATCTAAGGGTACAATTGCAAAATACTTTTGTGGAAATCAATTAAATCTTTCTTTATCTTTGTATTAAACGTTTTATTAGTAAAGCCTAAAGATATGCACCATCCACTTCTAAATGAATTGTTTTCAAAGCGCCGCAGCTTGAGGGCTCTTTCCGACTTGCCCATAGAGGCTGATAAATTAATTTCTATTTTCGAATCAGCCCGCTGGGCACCTTCTGCAAACAATCAGCAACCCTGGAGGTTTATTTATGCACAGAGAGAAAATAAGGCGGATTTTGAAAGGTTGTTTAACTGCCTTTTACCCGGTAATCAGGTTTGGGTAAAGAATGCTTCAGTACTGCTGGTTACGGTTGCCGAAGTTATTTCATCCTATAATCAAAAAAACAATCCTTATGCCTGGCACGATACGGGATTAGCTACCGAAAATTTGATTTTACAGGCCACACACCTGGGGTTAATTGCTCATCCCATGGCTGGCTTTGATAAAGATAAAGCACGAAAGGATTTGCATATTCCCCCATCTTTTGAACCTGTTGCCATGGTTGCTGTCGGTTATCCCGGTGATATAAACGAACTGCCCCCGGAATTGCAGGAAAAAGAAAGAGGAATGCGGGTAAGACGGCCCATCAATGACCTGTTTTTTAAAGGCCGGTTTGAATAGCTATTCTATAACACCGGAACCCAATAATTCTTCTTCATCATACCAGGCAGCAAATTGTCCGGAAGCAATACCTCTTTGAAGTTTTTCAAAACTGATATATATACCTTCAGGTTTCATAAATAAGGTGGCTTTCTGCAAGGGTTGGCGGTAACGGATGCGGACAAGGTAATCTCTTTTTTCACCTTCCTTCATGGCTAAGTCTTCCCTGATCCAGTGAATGTCTTTTTTTGCAATGAACAATCCGGGACGGTTTAAACCCGGATGGTCATGTCCCTGGCCAGTATAGATAATATTTTTTTCAATATCTGTGCTAATGACAAAGAGGGGCTTTTCTTTTCCTCCTACATTTAATCCTTTGCGCTGGCCAATAGTATAAAATTGAGCTCCTTCATGGGTCCCTACCTTTTGTCCGTCTGAAGGACTGTATTGATAAGGCCTGACAAGTATTCCAAGCTTTTCTTCTTCATTTTTTGCCTGTTTTAGAAGACTTGCGCGTTGTCTGTACACTTCGCAGTCTACAGGTATTTCTATTATATCTCCGCTCTTAGACTTGAGCTTTTGCTGTAAAAATACAGGAAGGTTGACTTTTCCCACAAAACAGATTCCCTGTGAATCTTTTCGGGTTGCAGTGGCCAGGTCTAATTCTTCGGCAATTTTTCTGACCTCGGGTTTTATCAAATTTCCAATCGGGAAAAGGGCATTTTTTAGCTGTTCCTGTGATAGCTGGCAAAGGAAATAGCTCTGGTCTTTATTCTTGTC
Coding sequences within:
- a CDS encoding P-II family nitrogen regulator, giving the protein MKKIEAIIRTSKYEEVAKALHAIDIDFFSFWEATGVGNEKKALERSYRGIYTNTALIPRRMLTIVVRDINVRKTVDCILKTAYTGDLGDGKIFVSPIEESWRIRTGESGDDSLYTKD
- a CDS encoding ammonium transporter, with the protein product MDLSKIIDRMPSFSALKARSKKENLKLFLTVFFGKLIGLFVVVLAMMILPGMISGSASAAETYTPHETASINALNTVWVLVSAFLVFGMQAGFVLLEAGFARARETVNILVECIFDTAICGILFWAIGYAFMFSHGNGFIGYHWFFLSGAPLTYEATGVSLLAHWIFQFAFADTCSTITSGAMIGRTSFRGDILYSICVTGFIYPIIGHWAWGPDGFLATMGTAGHFLPTLGQPFRDFAGSTVVHTIGGVISLAGAIVLGPRIGRTFLRDDKENGGLPAPHSLPLATVGAFLLWFGWYGFNPGSSLSAMDFQGIGRIAANTTLATCAAALSAMLLPLWIGPTKGKFDCSFTVNGLLGGLVAITCPCYWVSPGGSIIIGLIAGVVVFVGMYTLEHFRIDDPVGAVSVHGLNGIWGTISLGFFACGLYGSTGPTGADNTAPVTGLFYGGGTAVLKAQLVGNIIVAVTTFVVAMFVMWVVSKLPYPWKLRVEPKGETREGGLDMHEHGAKAYFMN
- a CDS encoding nitroreductase family protein; protein product: MHHPLLNELFSKRRSLRALSDLPIEADKLISIFESARWAPSANNQQPWRFIYAQRENKADFERLFNCLLPGNQVWVKNASVLLVTVAEVISSYNQKNNPYAWHDTGLATENLILQATHLGLIAHPMAGFDKDKARKDLHIPPSFEPVAMVAVGYPGDINELPPELQEKERGMRVRRPINDLFFKGRFE
- the mnmA gene encoding tRNA 2-thiouridine(34) synthase MnmA; translated protein: MQRVVIGMSGGVDSSVAAYLLKQQGYDVIALFMINWKDTTGTLEGDCPWSDDIIFAELASKKIGIPFYSVDLSENYRKRVVDYMFNEYAQGRTPNPDVLCNREIKFDEFVKAAEKFNADYIATGHYCRKEVTEHDGKTYYRLLAGSDKNKDQSYFLCQLSQEQLKNALFPIGNLIKPEVRKIAEELDLATATRKDSQGICFVGKVNLPVFLQQKLKSKSGDIIEIPVDCEVYRQRASLLKQAKNEEEKLGILVRPYQYSPSDGQKVGTHEGAQFYTIGQRKGLNVGGKEKPLFVISTDIEKNIIYTGQGHDHPGLNRPGLFIAKKDIHWIREDLAMKEGEKRDYLVRIRYRQPLQKATLFMKPEGIYISFEKLQRGIASGQFAAWYDEEELLGSGVIE
- a CDS encoding TorF family putative porin; protein product: METRLKIYRGILLMACLLGFAGSTFAQDSPTEKISPFSAGVDLMSRYIWRGLNPGGNTPSIQPSLKYSKGIFTVGAWGAYSIGSQYGQEADLYATLTPVSLFSFTLTDYFFPNETAGAAMRNKYFNYKKDETGHVFEVSATFNGTESLPLSLLLAMNVYGADAKDANGKICHTPYAELSYSANVNGVGIKPFVGAVLSKPDEGTTGYYCQKEAGIVNLGVTASKKLTINKDFSIPVTSSLITNPSAGNIYLVFGFSF